The Daucus carota subsp. sativus chromosome 2, DH1 v3.0, whole genome shotgun sequence genome includes a window with the following:
- the LOC108192618 gene encoding uncharacterized protein LOC108192618: MAGSNENCVGDVRPSISQGGFLKTTTQRADEGIGPTRRALSVINLNGARYAPYVATKRDALREKNAVSSTNVLQNSKELCCTASGQAASTIGSGTKPSMSILNPFRVKPDLHEDSDLSGPFLFLMAFGLFQLLAGKLHFGIILGWVTVSALFLYVVFNMLAGRNGNLDLYRCLSLIGYCMLPIVILSALSLFVPQGGGVILGVTGVFVIWSTRVCTRLLVELASCEDEHRGLIAYACFLIYVLFSLLVVF, encoded by the exons ATGGCTGGTTCAAATGAAAACTGTGTTGGTGATGTTAGGCCCTCGATTTCTCAAG GGGGTTTCCTAAAAACTACTACTCAGAGGGCTGACGAGGGAATCGGCCCGACCAGGAGGGCATTGAGTGTAATAAACCTAAATGGTGCTAGATACGCTCCGTATGTGGCTACCAAGAGAGACGCCTTGCGCGA AAAGAATGCAGTTTCTAGTACAAATGTACTGCAGAATTCCAAG GAACTTTGCTGCACAGCTAGTGGCCAAGCAGCATCAACCATTGGTTCTGGAACAAAACCGTCCATGTCGATTCTCAACCCGTTTAGAGTCAAACCCGATTTACACGAAGACTCGGATCTTTCGGGCCCGTTTCTATTCTTAATGGCATTTGGGCTTTTTCAATTACTCGCTGGGAAGCTGCATTTCGGGATCATATTGGGCTGGGTCACTGTCTCCGCTTTGTTTTTGTACGTTGTTTTTAACATGTTAGCGGGTCGGAATGGGAACTTGGATCTTTACAGGTGTCTGAGTTTGATTGGTTATTGTATGTTGCCTATTGTGATCTTGTCTGCATTGTCATTGTTTGTTCCGCAAGGTGGAGGTGTTATTTTGGGAGTTACGGGTGTTTTTGTCATATGGTCGACAAGGGTTTGTACGAGGCTTTTGGTTGAGTTGGCTTCGTGTGAAGATGAGCATCGCGGCTTGATTGCCTACGCTTGTTTTTTGATTTATGTTCTCTTTTCGTTGTTAGTTGTGTTTTGA